One genomic segment of Paenibacillus durus includes these proteins:
- the ltrA gene encoding group II intron reverse transcriptase/maturase yields MTTGLERIAAKARENVKFQFTSLTHHISKERLRECLQHIPRRTAPGVDGITRDEAMKTFEVWADEMLTSIHRKGYHPPAVRRVWIPKPGKKEKRPLGVPAVADRALQRCTAEILTAIYEQDFLNCSFGGRPGRGQHNALATLNEIIAGEKVGWVFEADLKNFFGSLDHEWMMKFVEHRIGDPRILRLIQRWLKVGVLEDGKIHVSEEGTPQGGSISVLLSNLYLHYVLDLWFEKAIKPRLRGEAYLIRYIDDFIVCFQYRSDAIRFQEALRNRLHKFKLELEPSKTRLIEFGRFASKHSQSKGKRKPDTLYFLGFTHYCTRNRQGNFMVGRKTEKKRLKRSIGNVQETMRRMQHEAVEMQAVKINQMLQGHYAYYGMAGNMRCLNKVYAAAVTYWRKVLSRRSQKSYVTWEEYRHIRTLFPLKRPKLFIPYNRLKNYAML; encoded by the coding sequence ATGACAACGGGATTGGAAAGAATAGCAGCAAAAGCACGAGAAAATGTAAAGTTTCAGTTTACTTCGCTCACCCACCATATTTCCAAGGAACGGCTGCGAGAGTGTTTGCAGCACATTCCCAGACGTACGGCGCCCGGCGTGGATGGGATTACCCGAGATGAAGCGATGAAAACCTTTGAGGTATGGGCAGATGAGATGCTCACATCGATTCACCGGAAGGGATACCACCCACCAGCCGTAAGAAGAGTCTGGATACCGAAGCCTGGAAAGAAGGAGAAACGTCCGCTAGGCGTTCCTGCCGTAGCAGATCGCGCCTTACAGCGGTGCACAGCGGAAATACTGACTGCCATCTACGAGCAGGATTTTCTGAACTGCTCATTTGGGGGCAGACCGGGAAGAGGCCAGCACAACGCCTTGGCGACACTGAATGAGATCATAGCCGGAGAAAAGGTCGGCTGGGTATTTGAGGCGGACTTAAAGAATTTCTTCGGAAGTCTCGACCACGAATGGATGATGAAGTTTGTGGAACATCGAATCGGTGACCCGCGAATTCTTCGACTCATCCAACGTTGGTTAAAGGTAGGCGTGCTAGAAGACGGTAAAATCCACGTCAGCGAAGAAGGTACGCCGCAAGGTGGTTCGATCAGTGTTCTGCTGAGTAACCTGTATCTGCACTATGTGCTGGATTTGTGGTTCGAGAAAGCAATCAAGCCACGGCTTAGAGGCGAGGCCTATCTTATCCGGTATATTGACGATTTCATTGTCTGTTTTCAGTACCGTAGCGACGCCATCCGTTTCCAAGAAGCGCTCCGAAATCGACTTCATAAGTTTAAGCTGGAGTTAGAGCCGAGCAAAACCAGATTAATCGAGTTTGGGCGATTCGCAAGCAAGCACAGCCAATCCAAAGGCAAACGCAAGCCGGATACCCTCTACTTTCTGGGATTTACGCATTACTGCACGCGAAACCGACAAGGGAATTTCATGGTGGGCAGGAAGACGGAGAAGAAGCGACTAAAGCGAAGCATTGGGAACGTGCAGGAAACAATGAGAAGAATGCAGCATGAAGCGGTAGAGATGCAGGCGGTAAAGATCAATCAGATGTTGCAAGGCCATTACGCCTATTACGGAATGGCAGGGAATATGAGGTGTCTGAACAAAGTCTATGCCGCCGCTGTTACCTACTGGCGGAAAGTGCTGAGCAGGCGAAGTCAGAAAAGCTATGTAACTTGGGAAGAATACCGCCACATTCGCACATTATTTCCCCTTAAGCGACCGAAACTCTTCATCCCTTATAATCGATTGAAGAACTACGCTATGCTGTGA
- the gmd gene encoding GDP-mannose 4,6-dehydratase codes for MKKAFITGVTGQDGSYLAELLLGKGYEVHGMVRRSSSINTERIDHLLENKSGDRPDFVLHYGDLADPGGLSRLISKIEPSEVYNLGAQSHVRVSFDIPEFTGDVDALGSMRLLESIRDINPGIRFYQASSSELYGLVQEVPQSEKTPFYPRSPYAVAKLYAYWITVNYREAYNLYACNGILFNHESPRRGKTFVTRKITTGLADILKGKQERLVLGNLDAKRDWGFAGDYVEAMWLLLQQDHPEDYVIATGETHTVREFCELAFQHAGITLAWTGEGLDEKGIDAKTGRVLITVGEEYFRPSEVDLLLGDPTKAKTKLGWEPKVSFKELVEMMVKSDQGS; via the coding sequence TTGAAAAAAGCTTTCATTACCGGCGTGACAGGTCAGGACGGATCATATCTGGCCGAACTATTACTGGGCAAAGGTTACGAAGTTCACGGGATGGTCCGCAGAAGCAGCTCGATAAACACGGAAAGAATTGATCATCTCCTGGAAAATAAATCTGGAGACCGGCCGGATTTCGTTTTGCATTATGGTGATCTTGCGGACCCCGGAGGATTAAGCAGGTTAATCAGCAAAATTGAGCCTTCCGAAGTCTACAATCTGGGCGCGCAGAGCCACGTCAGAGTGTCCTTCGATATTCCGGAATTCACGGGGGATGTAGACGCCCTCGGTTCGATGCGCCTTCTGGAGAGCATTCGTGATATAAACCCCGGCATCCGGTTTTATCAGGCCTCTTCCAGCGAATTGTACGGCCTCGTCCAAGAAGTTCCGCAGAGCGAGAAGACCCCGTTTTATCCCCGCAGCCCTTATGCCGTCGCCAAGCTGTACGCTTACTGGATAACCGTTAACTACCGCGAAGCCTACAATCTGTATGCTTGCAACGGCATCCTGTTCAACCATGAATCGCCGCGCCGGGGCAAAACTTTCGTCACCCGCAAAATTACAACCGGCCTCGCCGACATCTTAAAAGGCAAACAGGAGCGTCTTGTGCTCGGCAATCTGGACGCCAAACGGGATTGGGGCTTTGCCGGCGATTATGTAGAGGCGATGTGGCTGCTGCTGCAGCAGGATCACCCGGAAGACTATGTTATAGCTACTGGGGAAACCCATACGGTAAGGGAATTCTGCGAGCTTGCCTTCCAGCATGCCGGGATTACGCTTGCCTGGACAGGTGAAGGCCTGGACGAAAAAGGAATTGACGCCAAGACGGGACGCGTGCTGATCACGGTAGGTGAAGAGTATTTCCGGCCAAGTGAAGTCGATCTGCTCCTTGGTGATCCCACCAAAGCAAAAACGAAGCTGGGCTGGGAGCCAAAAGTGTCCTTCAAGGAGCTTGTCGAAATGATGGTCAAGAGCGATCAGGGTTCCTGA
- a CDS encoding PucR family transcriptional regulator, whose protein sequence is MILAELLKIPFLLESKVICGFQGLGRTVSSVNMMDAPDIIDFVKPDELLITTAYALKDHPEELVALIPELSAAGCVGLGIKKRFWSAIPQEAIAVANEVGFPLIELPLNVSLGDLINQAIDTILDKHTDTLRNALQSHRQFSSLILKGQGIPEIVRDLAGLLGSPAILLDQRMNLISASSHFREQVYQDLLPQIRELASQLPNEDRTSVCCLGDAAPGALNYIAAHPIMTYQPQGFLLTLQQSVELQQLPVMIMEQAANVISFELLKKQAVKERSRRYKNDLFTDIVNGFMTSEQELIHRGKRYGLSENLPSLCIVIQQDDDLTRREFSLPSSEEQQLSKREELYDILKDAFQSRGHSFVLFNNKDQFVLILSISGSKTAPVHAERLLREQLTEISDNLYHREKISVSFGVGNPIDRLTDIPVTYKEAVEAWETAHNSKKRRFVQFYHVKKLTDLLRMLPLEELKKYYNDTFKELNRLDEKERRELMRTLITYHDNNCQIAETAKQLFVHRNTVVYRLEKCEQLTGRKIRNTSDNLRFKVAYLMEQLIDAD, encoded by the coding sequence ATGATATTAGCAGAGCTCTTGAAAATTCCGTTTCTGCTGGAATCAAAGGTCATATGCGGGTTTCAGGGACTGGGCCGGACTGTCAGTTCCGTCAATATGATGGATGCGCCGGATATTATTGATTTTGTAAAACCCGACGAACTGCTAATCACAACGGCTTATGCGTTAAAGGATCACCCCGAGGAGCTTGTGGCGCTTATCCCCGAATTATCGGCGGCCGGTTGTGTCGGACTCGGAATTAAAAAACGTTTCTGGTCTGCGATCCCCCAAGAGGCAATCGCCGTTGCAAATGAGGTCGGTTTCCCGCTTATCGAGCTGCCGCTCAACGTTTCGCTTGGCGATCTTATTAACCAGGCCATTGATACGATCCTGGACAAGCACACCGATACACTGCGTAATGCGCTGCAAAGCCACCGCCAATTTTCCAGTCTGATTCTGAAGGGGCAGGGAATTCCGGAAATTGTGCGCGATTTAGCAGGGCTGCTGGGCAGCCCCGCCATCCTGTTGGATCAAAGGATGAATTTGATTTCGGCGTCTTCGCATTTCCGCGAGCAGGTTTATCAGGACCTGCTGCCGCAAATCCGCGAATTGGCAAGTCAGCTTCCGAATGAAGACCGCACCTCTGTATGTTGCTTGGGGGATGCCGCCCCCGGCGCCTTAAACTATATCGCCGCGCATCCGATTATGACGTACCAGCCGCAGGGTTTCCTGCTGACGCTGCAGCAATCGGTCGAGCTTCAACAGCTACCGGTCATGATTATGGAGCAGGCCGCCAACGTCATCAGCTTCGAACTGCTGAAGAAGCAGGCAGTGAAGGAGCGGTCCAGACGCTATAAGAATGATCTGTTTACGGATATCGTTAACGGGTTCATGACTTCCGAGCAGGAATTGATCCACCGCGGCAAGCGTTACGGACTGTCCGAGAATTTACCCTCGCTGTGCATTGTCATCCAGCAGGACGATGATCTGACCAGAAGGGAGTTTTCCCTGCCTTCTTCCGAGGAGCAGCAATTGTCCAAGCGGGAGGAGCTATATGATATTTTGAAGGATGCGTTTCAGTCGCGGGGCCATTCGTTTGTGCTGTTCAACAACAAGGATCAGTTCGTGCTCATTCTTTCTATTTCCGGGAGCAAGACGGCTCCTGTGCATGCGGAACGGCTGCTGCGGGAACAATTGACCGAAATCAGTGACAACCTTTATCATAGGGAGAAAATTTCCGTGTCGTTCGGGGTCGGTAATCCGATTGACCGTCTGACGGATATTCCCGTCACCTACAAGGAGGCGGTTGAAGCTTGGGAGACGGCCCATAACAGCAAGAAGCGCCGCTTTGTCCAGTTCTATCATGTGAAGAAGCTGACCGACCTGCTGCGGATGCTGCCGCTTGAAGAACTGAAGAAATATTATAATGATACCTTTAAAGAACTGAATCGGCTGGATGAAAAAGAGCGGCGGGAGCTGATGCGAACGTTAATCACTTATCATGACAACAACTGCCAGATTGCCGAGACCGCCAAGCAATTGTTCGTGCACCGCAATACGGTCGTCTACCGGCTGGAGAAATGCGAGCAGCTCACCGGCCGCAAAATCAGAAACACCAGCGACAATCTGCGCTTCAAGGTTGCCTATCTGATGGAGCAGCTTATTGATGCGGACTGA
- a CDS encoding helix-turn-helix domain-containing protein, whose amino-acid sequence MKGNEHHSKFLLTHREREVFELLVQDKTTRDIAGLLFISEKTVRNHISNVMQKLNVKGRSQAVVELIKLGELKI is encoded by the coding sequence ATGAAGGGGAACGAACACCACAGCAAATTCTTGTTAACGCATCGTGAACGTGAAGTATTCGAACTTCTTGTTCAGGATAAAACGACGCGCGATATCGCCGGCTTACTATTTATCAGCGAGAAGACGGTTCGCAACCACATCTCCAATGTTATGCAAAAATTGAATGTAAAAGGCCGTTCGCAAGCGGTTGTCGAGCTGATCAAGCTTGGGGAGCTGAAGATATAG
- a CDS encoding 6-phospho-alpha-glucosidase codes for MSKKFTVTIAGGGSTFTPGIVLMLLDNLDKFPIGKLKFYDNDKERQDIIAGACEVILKEQAPDIEFVATVEPEEAFTGIDFVMAHIRVGKYAMRELDEKIPLKYGVLGQETCGPGGIAYGMRSIGGVVEILDYMEKYSPNAWMLNYSNPASIVAEATRRLRPDSRILNICDMPIGIEARMAEISGLESRKDMTVRYYGLNHFGWWTDIRDKDGNDLMPKIKEHVAKHGYVVSVGDSQHTEASWNDTFAKAKDVYAVDPDTFPNTYLKYYLFPDDIVQHSNIEYTRANEVMDGREKFVFGEARKIIEQQSTEGSGLHIDEHATYIVDLARAIAFNTKERMLMIVENNGAIANFDPTAMVEIPCLLGSNGPEPLAMGKIPQFQKGLMEQQVSAEKLVVEAWIEKSYQKLWQAITLSKTVPSAFVAKQILDDLIEANKDFWPELK; via the coding sequence ATGAGTAAAAAGTTTACTGTAACAATCGCGGGCGGAGGAAGCACATTTACGCCGGGTATCGTTTTAATGCTGTTGGATAATCTGGACAAATTCCCAATTGGAAAACTAAAGTTCTATGATAACGATAAGGAAAGACAAGATATCATAGCCGGAGCATGCGAGGTTATTTTAAAAGAACAAGCGCCGGACATTGAATTTGTCGCGACCGTGGAACCGGAAGAAGCCTTCACGGGTATCGATTTTGTTATGGCTCATATCCGGGTCGGCAAGTACGCCATGCGCGAATTGGATGAAAAAATTCCTTTAAAATACGGTGTGCTGGGTCAAGAAACCTGCGGGCCCGGTGGAATTGCTTATGGAATGAGATCCATTGGCGGAGTAGTTGAAATCCTTGACTATATGGAAAAATACTCGCCAAATGCATGGATGCTCAATTACTCGAACCCGGCGTCAATCGTTGCCGAAGCGACCCGCAGATTGAGACCGGATTCCAGGATTTTGAACATTTGCGATATGCCGATAGGTATTGAAGCGCGGATGGCTGAAATTTCAGGATTAGAGTCCAGAAAAGATATGACCGTCCGTTATTATGGACTGAATCATTTTGGCTGGTGGACGGATATTCGCGATAAAGACGGAAATGATTTAATGCCGAAAATCAAAGAGCATGTCGCAAAACATGGCTATGTTGTTTCGGTTGGAGACAGCCAGCACACGGAAGCAAGCTGGAATGATACCTTCGCTAAAGCCAAAGATGTGTATGCTGTGGACCCTGACACATTTCCTAACACCTATCTGAAGTACTATTTATTCCCGGATGATATTGTTCAGCATTCTAACATAGAATATACACGAGCAAATGAAGTCATGGATGGAAGAGAAAAGTTTGTATTTGGCGAAGCCAGAAAAATTATCGAACAGCAATCTACAGAAGGCTCCGGATTGCATATTGATGAACATGCTACCTATATTGTTGACCTTGCAAGAGCCATTGCCTTTAATACGAAAGAAAGAATGCTGATGATTGTCGAGAATAACGGGGCCATTGCCAATTTTGACCCTACGGCAATGGTTGAGATTCCTTGTCTTCTTGGCAGCAACGGACCGGAACCGCTGGCTATGGGTAAGATTCCTCAATTCCAAAAAGGGCTTATGGAGCAGCAAGTTTCTGCAGAAAAATTAGTGGTCGAAGCCTGGATCGAAAAATCCTATCAAAAGCTGTGGCAGGCCATTACCCTGTCCAAAACTGTACCCAGCGCATTCGTCGCGAAACAGATTTTGGATGATCTAATCGAGGCCAACAAAGACTTCTGGCCAGAATTGAAATAA
- the ltrA gene encoding group II intron reverse transcriptase/maturase has protein sequence MEEPRQDKLSREGTKQAEGRKWYSLIDKIWAMPNLEESFVEVKRNRGAAGIDRKTVKAYGEELEHHLEVLQQKLRKKTYQPKPVRRVYIPKADGTQRPLGIPTVEDRVVQAAARRVLEPIYEAEFLDCSFGFRPGRSAHMALQKIRQDLDDGYRYVIDADLKSYFDTIPHERLLIQVKEKVVDGSVLWLLESFLKAGVLEGGSFQLSEQGTPQGGVISPLLANIYLHPLDREMMRRGHRLTRYADDFVICCRTEKGAKRVLESVVRLLEKELGLTVHPEKTKIVNSRRDTFVFLGHEFSPGKRMKPSAKATKKFKERVKEITRRNQTVDVQQLVKKKLNPYLRGWGNYYGTGDVKSKFREYDAWIRRRLRSVQLRSWKKIRKLHREMRRRGWDSELPGLRMTAWRSSHSTYAQYVMPNSWFKEIELCSLSELCKSLHPQRG, from the coding sequence ATGGAGGAACCAAGGCAGGACAAGCTCTCACGTGAAGGAACAAAGCAAGCAGAAGGACGAAAATGGTACAGTCTCATCGACAAGATATGGGCCATGCCGAACCTGGAGGAATCCTTTGTGGAGGTCAAGCGAAACCGTGGCGCGGCAGGAATTGACCGCAAGACGGTAAAGGCGTATGGAGAAGAGTTGGAGCACCATCTAGAAGTGCTTCAGCAAAAGCTGCGGAAGAAGACCTACCAGCCGAAGCCAGTCCGGCGGGTATATATTCCCAAAGCGGACGGAACGCAAAGGCCGCTGGGCATTCCAACAGTAGAAGACCGTGTGGTACAAGCGGCAGCAAGACGCGTGCTGGAGCCGATCTACGAAGCTGAATTTCTGGATTGCAGCTTCGGGTTCCGCCCCGGAAGAAGCGCACATATGGCGTTGCAAAAGATCCGACAGGATCTGGATGACGGGTATCGCTACGTGATTGACGCCGATCTGAAGTCGTACTTTGACACCATCCCGCACGAGCGACTCCTCATTCAGGTCAAGGAAAAGGTAGTGGACGGAAGTGTGCTGTGGCTGCTGGAGAGTTTCCTGAAGGCAGGCGTACTGGAAGGAGGCAGCTTCCAACTGAGCGAACAGGGCACGCCGCAAGGCGGAGTGATTAGCCCGCTCTTGGCGAATATCTATCTGCATCCGTTGGATCGGGAGATGATGAGACGCGGACACAGACTCACGCGGTACGCAGACGACTTTGTCATCTGTTGCCGTACGGAAAAGGGAGCAAAGCGAGTCCTGGAATCCGTCGTCCGGCTACTGGAAAAAGAGCTGGGGTTGACGGTACACCCGGAGAAAACGAAAATCGTGAATAGCCGGAGGGATACATTTGTGTTCTTGGGGCATGAATTTAGCCCAGGCAAGCGGATGAAGCCCTCCGCTAAAGCGACAAAGAAGTTTAAAGAACGGGTGAAAGAGATTACGCGGAGAAACCAAACCGTGGATGTGCAGCAACTCGTAAAAAAGAAGCTGAATCCGTACCTGAGAGGCTGGGGCAACTACTACGGAACAGGTGATGTGAAGAGCAAATTCCGGGAATATGATGCGTGGATACGGCGGCGGTTGCGGAGTGTACAACTAAGAAGCTGGAAGAAAATAAGGAAACTCCATCGGGAAATGCGACGTAGGGGATGGGACAGCGAACTGCCTGGACTGCGAATGACAGCATGGAGAAGCTCTCACTCAACCTATGCGCAATATGTAATGCCCAATTCTTGGTTTAAAGAGATTGAACTATGCAGTCTAAGTGAGCTTTGTAAATCCCTTCATCCCCAAAGGGGATAA
- a CDS encoding cation:dicarboxylate symporter family transporter — protein MNKTAAKVRQPFYKGLFFQIMMSIVLGIAVGYIWPTFGIALKPLGDGFIKLIKMIISPLVFVVVVLGIAKVGNVKTVGRIGGKALLYFEIVTTFALIIGMLVANVMNPGSGMHVNPDSLSTDAVTKVTKNSELPHGTEFFMNIIPDSVVSAFATNTMLQVLLVSCLFGFALVRVGGKTSEVLINLLEHISHVIFQIMGFIMKLTAIATFGAMAFTVSQYGMQTLLAFGKLFLAMTVACLLFLLVLAVIMRVFVGIGLWRAIMLVREEIVFSFATGSTEAVMPQIMRKLERAGCDRSVVGLVVPTGYSFNLDGASIYLSLALVFLAQATGVELGIYEQIVLLAVLLLTSKGMAGIPGSAFVALSATAASTGSIPIAAVALMLAPDRIMGNFRTTVNIIGYTVATFVVARWEGLLNKEQALLAMKSKAHDSSGMPVTVQAND, from the coding sequence ATGAACAAGACAGCAGCCAAGGTGCGCCAGCCTTTTTATAAAGGCCTCTTTTTTCAAATCATGATGTCCATAGTGTTAGGTATCGCGGTTGGATATATTTGGCCGACATTCGGAATCGCATTGAAACCGCTAGGGGACGGGTTCATTAAACTCATCAAGATGATTATTTCCCCGCTTGTCTTCGTAGTCGTAGTGCTTGGCATTGCGAAGGTGGGCAACGTTAAGACGGTCGGCCGGATCGGCGGCAAGGCGCTGCTGTACTTTGAAATTGTAACGACATTCGCCCTGATTATCGGCATGCTTGTTGCGAACGTGATGAACCCGGGATCGGGGATGCATGTGAATCCTGATTCGCTGTCCACCGACGCTGTAACTAAAGTGACCAAGAACTCCGAACTCCCTCACGGAACTGAATTCTTTATGAACATTATTCCAGACAGCGTTGTCTCGGCGTTTGCCACGAACACGATGCTGCAAGTGCTGCTTGTATCCTGTCTCTTCGGTTTCGCTCTCGTACGTGTAGGGGGCAAGACCTCAGAGGTCCTTATTAACCTGCTGGAGCACATTAGCCATGTCATTTTTCAAATCATGGGCTTCATTATGAAGCTGACTGCAATTGCTACCTTTGGAGCGATGGCGTTCACCGTAAGCCAGTACGGCATGCAGACGCTGCTGGCCTTCGGCAAGTTGTTCCTCGCCATGACGGTAGCTTGTCTGCTCTTCCTGCTCGTTCTGGCAGTTATTATGCGTGTGTTTGTCGGAATCGGTCTATGGAGAGCCATTATGCTTGTGCGTGAGGAAATTGTATTCTCATTTGCAACCGGCTCAACAGAGGCTGTTATGCCGCAAATTATGAGAAAGCTGGAGAGAGCGGGCTGCGACCGCTCGGTTGTCGGACTTGTCGTTCCGACTGGTTACTCCTTCAACCTTGATGGCGCCTCTATCTATTTGTCGCTGGCGCTCGTCTTTCTGGCGCAGGCAACTGGCGTAGAGCTCGGCATATATGAGCAAATCGTACTTCTCGCCGTGCTGCTGCTTACTTCCAAGGGAATGGCCGGTATTCCGGGCTCGGCGTTCGTCGCCTTGTCGGCTACTGCGGCAAGCACAGGCTCGATCCCAATCGCAGCCGTTGCGCTTATGCTTGCTCCTGACCGCATTATGGGCAACTTCCGCACGACGGTCAACATTATCGGCTACACGGTCGCTACATTCGTTGTCGCCCGTTGGGAAGGGCTGCTAAACAAGGAGCAAGCTTTGCTTGCCATGAAAAGCAAAGCGCATGATTCTTCCGGCATGCCGGTAACCGTCCAGGCCAATGATTAA
- a CDS encoding PTS transporter subunit EIIC, translated as MKDKVVNGMQIFARAIVVPVLFLPIVGLILAFTSILGNPMIVGEGSSLINVGKFMASGVWPILTNLGIVFCVGIAMGIAKEKKAEAALIALLSYLTFLGANNEWLKLTGKLIKYTNPSELQGTGQTIVLGFQIIDMGVFLGMILGVVVALVHNKFCNKELPGALALYGNTKLVYIVLVPILTVLAVVFSYVWPFAASGIRATADFINLSGSIGVFIYGFLNRFLIPTGLHHLVYSPFLYSNMGGELTVNGQTYLGAYNIFLAQLTDPSIKLFDPSAKFLQYGMVKVFGLVGAALAFYKTAKPEKKNTLKALLIPAAATSFLVGITEPIEFTFLFVAPFLWVVHSALDGIFEVISVLLGSRANGMGGIIEFLTFNLPAGIGRTRWPIFVGIGLIQLATYYAVFTFLIKKFNLKTPGREDDEVEVKLFTKKDYKEKMSQTSGETAIAAGKDTDLAAAIVEALGGRRNIETVDNCFSRLRIKVTDAGIVDELGLKGTGASGVIKNGENIQVVYGPKVNGVRNAVDKYLAG; from the coding sequence GTGAAGGATAAAGTTGTAAATGGAATGCAGATTTTTGCAAGAGCGATTGTTGTTCCGGTTTTATTTTTGCCGATCGTCGGTCTAATATTGGCATTTACATCCATTTTGGGCAATCCAATGATTGTTGGAGAAGGCAGTTCCTTAATCAATGTCGGCAAGTTCATGGCCAGCGGGGTTTGGCCTATTTTAACCAACTTGGGAATTGTCTTTTGCGTAGGCATCGCGATGGGAATAGCGAAAGAAAAGAAAGCGGAAGCGGCGCTAATAGCTCTATTGTCATACTTGACATTTCTGGGTGCTAACAACGAGTGGCTTAAGTTAACGGGAAAATTAATCAAATATACAAATCCCTCTGAATTGCAGGGAACCGGGCAAACGATCGTATTAGGCTTTCAAATCATTGATATGGGTGTTTTCCTTGGAATGATCCTCGGGGTCGTCGTAGCGCTTGTCCATAACAAGTTTTGCAATAAAGAATTACCGGGAGCGTTAGCATTGTATGGCAATACCAAGCTGGTATATATCGTATTAGTTCCGATTTTAACCGTACTGGCTGTTGTATTCAGTTATGTTTGGCCATTTGCAGCCAGCGGTATCCGGGCAACAGCGGATTTCATCAATTTATCGGGTTCGATAGGCGTGTTTATATACGGATTTTTAAACAGATTTCTCATACCTACAGGATTACACCATCTCGTATATTCACCATTCCTCTATTCTAACATGGGTGGCGAATTGACTGTAAACGGACAAACGTATTTGGGCGCTTACAATATATTCCTGGCGCAGTTAACAGATCCGTCTATCAAGCTGTTCGACCCATCCGCAAAGTTTTTGCAATACGGTATGGTTAAAGTTTTCGGTTTGGTAGGAGCAGCGCTGGCCTTTTATAAAACAGCGAAACCAGAAAAGAAGAATACGTTAAAAGCCCTTTTAATACCGGCGGCAGCAACTTCATTTTTGGTCGGCATAACAGAACCTATCGAATTTACATTCTTGTTTGTGGCGCCGTTTCTATGGGTAGTTCACTCGGCGTTGGACGGCATATTTGAGGTTATTTCCGTACTCTTGGGGAGTCGAGCTAATGGAATGGGCGGAATCATAGAATTCCTGACTTTTAATTTGCCTGCGGGAATCGGCAGAACAAGATGGCCTATCTTTGTTGGCATAGGACTTATTCAGTTGGCGACCTATTACGCTGTATTCACCTTTTTAATTAAAAAGTTTAACCTCAAGACCCCGGGACGAGAAGATGATGAGGTTGAGGTTAAACTGTTCACCAAAAAAGATTACAAAGAAAAAATGAGCCAAACATCCGGTGAGACAGCTATAGCCGCAGGCAAAGATACCGATTTAGCTGCCGCTATTGTGGAAGCTCTTGGAGGCAGGAGAAATATTGAAACCGTTGACAACTGCTTCTCTCGATTGAGGATCAAGGTAACGGATGCTGGTATCGTTGATGAACTGGGTTTAAAAGGTACAGGAGCATCAGGCGTTATTAAAAACGGCGAAAATATTCAAGTCGTCTATGGGCCTAAAGTTAATGGGGTCAGAAATGCCGTTGATAAATATCTTGCAGGTTAA